In Prochlorococcus marinus CUG1415, the sequence GCTAGTGCACTAAAAGGAGCATTATCATCTGAAGGTCTTACATCTTCTTTACCACTTGGTAAAACACCTTGTATTGGTTTTACATCAACTGGAGCTGGCAAGTAATCAACTACAGCGTCTAAAACCAGTTGGACGCCTTTATTCTTAAAAGCTGAACCGCACAATACTGGAACCAATCCATGTTTTAAAACCCCTTCCCTGATACCTTTTTTAAGTTGTTCTTCAGATAATTCTCCTGTCTCGAGGAATACTTCTATTAACTCTTCATCATTTTCTGCAACACTCTCCATTAACTTATATCTCCACTCAGCAGCTTCTTCCTCCATTTCAGATGGAATTTGGGCTTCTTCAATATCAGTACCTAAGTCATTTTTGTAAAGATAAGCTTTGTTGGCGACTAAATCAATAATTCCTGTGAGATCACCTTCAGCTCCAATAGGTAGCTGAATTGGAAGTGCATTTGCCTTTAGTCGATCTTTAATTTGCTTATTAACCTTTAGAAAATCTGCACCAGTTCTATCCATTTTATTAACAAAAACCATTCTAGGGACAGAGTATCTATCTGCTTGACGCCAAACTGTTTCAGATTGAGGCTGAACTCCACCAACTGCGCAAAACACAGCTATAACCCCATCCAAGACGCGCATTGATCTTTCCACTTCAATAGTGAAGTCAACGTGTCCAGGAGTATCAATAATATTAATTCTGTGATCTTGCCAACTAGTAGAGATTGCGGCAGCAGTAATAGTTATTCCTCTTTCTCTTTCTTGAGCCATCCAATCTGTTACGGCAGCACCATCATGAACCTCTCCTATCTTATGAACTACACCTGAATAAAACAAAATTCTTTCAGTTGTTGTTGTCTTCCCTGCATCAATATGAGCGGCTATACCTATATTCCTTACTCGTTCTAGGGGAAAGTCGCGTGCCAATTTTAAAGCTCCAAATAAAATAATTTTTGATAAGTATAGTTCACTCTAAAAGTAAACTTTTATAATAATAAACTACTTAAGTACCTTTTTGATGAAATTAATATCTGTAATGTGCAAAAGCTTTATTAGCTTCAGCCATTTTATGAGTGTCTTCTCTTTTTTTAACTGCACTACCAGTTTCATTTGCTGCATCCATTAACTCACCAGCAAGTTTTTGGGACATACTTTTGCCATTCCTTGCACGTGAGAATGTAACAAGCCATCTTAATGCCATAGCTGTACCCCTCTCTTGACGTACTTCCATAGGAACTTGATATGTTGCACCACCAACTCTTCTAGCTCTTACCTCGACAAGAGGAGTAGCATTTTTTACAGCTGTTTCAAATAATTCGACTGCATTCCCACCTGTTCTCTCACTTATTAAAGAAAAAGCATCTGACAATATTCTTTGAGCTGTAGATTTTTTACCATGTTTCATCAATCGAGAAATCATCATTGAAGCTAGACGACTATTAAATTGAGGATCTGGAAGAACTGGTCTTTTTACTGCTGCATTACGACGTGACATGTTTTAAAAAAGTGATGTTTACAAATTAAGCTTTTGGAGCTTTTGCTCCATACTTAGATCTGGATTGACGTCTATCTTTGACTCCAGCCGTATCTAAAGTTCCTCTTATTATATGATATCTAACTCCTGGTAAATCCTTAACTCTTCCACCCCTAAGTAGGACTACAGAGTGTTCTTGCAAATTATGTCCAATTCCCGGGATATAAGCCGTTACTTCGAAACCAGAAGTTAATCTTACTCTCGCAACTTTTCTCAAAGCTGAATTAGGTTTTTTAGGTGTTGATGTATAGACTCTTGTACATACACCTCTTCTCTCAGGGCAAGCTTTTAATGCAGGAGATTTTGTTTTCCTAGTCAGACGTTTTCTTTCTGAACCTATTAATTGTGAGATGGTAGGCATCTATTATATTTAGATAAAAATAAACATTCAACTATCATAACCTTTTACGAGCACCAACTAAAAGTTTTTAATCATATTTTTTTAAAAATTTGTGAAATGAAAATTCTTTGGTAAATATTCATTATTTTTAGATTTATTTTCATATTTATTTTTATAATTAAAATAAATAACTAAATAGAATTAAATAATCCATGAGAGAGAGTATCAAAAGAATCGTCGGGCCATATCAAGATAGTTATTCCCCAAATGGAATAATTGGTGAGAAAGACGCTTGTGGAGTTGGTTTCATAGCAAATGTTAAAGGGATAGAGAGCAACTGGATCCTTAAACAATCCCTTAAGGGCCTTAATTGCATGGAGCATAGAGGAGGTTGTGGAGGAGATGGTGACTCAGGAGATGGAGCAGGCATTTTATGTTCAATTCCTTGGGGATATCTTGATCAAGAAATTAATCTAAAAAATCAACAAGACTGGGATAGAGGTTTAGGCATGGTTTTTATGCCTAATAAAAAAGAGAAAATTGAAGAATCTAAATCAATATGTCAGGAAGAAGCAGAAAAATTAGGAGTCAAGGAAACATTTTGGAGAAAAGTACCTGTTAATAATGCAATCTTAGGTCCTCTAGCTAAAGCAAATGCCCCATACATAAGTCAGTGGATTTTATACATAGATAAAAAAGTTAATCAGGATATTGAAAGGCTTTTATTTCAATTAAGGAAAAGAATTGAAAAAAAAATAAGAGAAACTTTTAAAAACCATGTTGGGGATTGTGAATTCTATTTTGCCTCACTAAGTTCTCAAACCGTTGTATACAAAGGTATGGTACGTTCTGAAATATTATCTGAGTTTTATCAAGACCTTAAAGAAGATAATTTTAAGGTCTCATTTTCTATTTATCATAGAAGGTTTAGTACTAACACACTTCCAAAATGGCCTCTAGCTCAGCCCATGAGATTTTTAGGTCATAACGGCGAAATAAATACTCTCTTAGGTAATATCAACTGGGCTAAAGCTTCAGAAACACATATAGATGATTTTTGGGGAGAGTTATCCAATGAAATCAAGCCTATTGTAGATGTAAATAAAAGTGATTCATCAAATCTTGATGCAACCCTTGAAATCAATATTCGTTCAGGTCAGACCATTACTGACTCATTATTAAAACTTGTTCCTGAAGCATTTAGAGATCAACCAGAACTTGAACAAAGAGAAGACATTAAAGCATTTTATGAGTATTCTGCGAGCCTACAAGAAGCTTGGGATGGTCCTGCTCTCCTTGTATTTGCTGATGGAAATTTTGTAGGAGCAACGCTTGATAGAAATGGTCTAAGACCAGCAAGATATTCAATTACAAATGATGGTTTTGTAATAATGGGTTCCGAAACAGGAGTAGTAGATCTTGAAGAGGAAAAAGTAATAGAAAAAGGTCGATTAGGTCCGGGACAAATGTTAGCAGTTGATTTTCATCAAAATAGAATCCTAAGAAATTGGGAGGTCAAATCTGAAGCAGCTCAAAGGCATAATTTTAAAACTCTCTTAAATAATAGAACTATAAAAATTGAAAATAATGAATGGGTTAAAGACTGCAAACTAAAAGACCTTGAGTTGTTACAACAACAAACTGCATACGGTTTTTCAGCGGAAGATAATGATCTCATCTTAGATTCAATGGCTTCATTAGCTAAAGAACCTACTTATTGCATGGGTGACGACATCCCATTAGCAGTGCTTTCATCAAAGCCGCATATTTTATATGACTATTTCAAGCAGAGATTTGCGCAAGTTACTAATCCTCCTATTGACCCTCTGAGAGAAAAACTGGTAATGAGTTTAGAAATGCATCTAGGAGAAAGATGTACACCATTTGAGATTAAAGATCCTAAACCTTTTGTTCATTTACAAAGTCCAATTCTCAATGAGGAAGAACTCCTATCAATAAAAAAATCAAAAATTCAATATCAAACAATTTCAAGTTTGTTTAATATTGAAGAAGGTGTTCAAGGCTTAGAGAATCAGGTAAAAGAAATTTGTAAACAGAGTGAACTCTCTATAAAAGAAGGTTGCTCTTTAATCATTATTTCTGATAAGGGAATTAATCCTAAAAAGACTTTTATTCCTCCCTTACTTGCTGTTGGAGCAATTCATCATTATCTTCTTAAAAAAGAAATTAGACTAAAAGCTTCTCTCATAATTGAAACAGGTCAATGTTGGAGTACACATCACTTAGCTTGTTTGATTGGTTATGGTGCAAGCGCAATTTGTCCTTGGTTAACCTTCGAAGCAGGAAGACACTGGTTAAAACATCCAAAAACGCAAAAACTCATAAGTAGCAAAAAAATAAATACATTATCAATAATTGATGTTCAAGAAAATATTAAAAAAGCTCTAGAAGATGGTCTAAGAAAAATTCTTTCTAAAATAGGGATTTCACTTTTGTCTAGTTACCATGGTGCACAAATTTTTGAAGCCGTAGGCCTTGGTTCTGACTTAATAAAAATTGCTTTTGATGGAACAACAAGCCGAATTGCTGGCATAACATTAAAAGAATTAACTAATGAAACACTTTCAATACATACGAAAGCCTACCCAGAGATCGATTTAAAGAAATTAGAATTTTTAGGATTTGTACAATTTAGAAATAATGGAGAATATCACTCTAATAATCCTGAGATGTCCAAAGTTTTACATTCGGCTGTAAAACAAGGTCCAGGATACGATCATTTTGAAACTTACAAAAAACTCATTAGTAATAGACCGACCACATCTTTAAGAGATTTACTTACGATTAGATCAAAAAGAAAACGCATTCCATTAGAGGAAGTTGAAAGTATTGAATCAATTTGCAAAAGATTTTGCACTGGAGGAATGAGTTTGGGTGCATTGTCAAGAGAAGCACATGAAGTTTTAGCAGTCGCAATGAATAGAATTGGTGGAAAAAGTAATAGTGGAGAAGGGGGAGAAGATCCAGCTCGTTTTAATGTTTTAAATGATATTGATGAAAATACTCAATCAGCGACATTACCATTTATAAAAGGTCTAGAAAATGGAGACACCGCATGCTCAGCTATTAAACAAATAGCATCAGGAAGATTTGGAGTTACGCCTGAATATCTAAGAAGTGGTAAACAACTCGAAATTAAAATGGCTCAAGGTGCAAAACCTGGAGAAGGAGGACAATTGCCGGGTCCAAAAGTTGATTCTTACATCGCAAAACTAAGAAATAGCAAACCTGGAGTAGCCCTAATATCTCCTCCTCCTCATCATGATATTTATTCAATTGAAGATTTAGCTCAACTAATACATGATTTACACCAAGTTCATCCAAAAGCGAAGGTGAGCGTTAAACTTGTTTCTGAAATTGGTATAGGAACTATTGCTGCTGGAGTAAGCAAAGCTAATGCAGATGTAATTCAAATTTCAGGACATGACGGTGGTACCGGTGCTTCACCTCTAAGTTCTATTAAACATGCAGGTTTACCATGGGAACTAGGTGTCGCTGAGGTTCACAAATCTCTATTAGAGAATAACTTACGTGAAAGAGTAATTTTGAGAACTGATGGAGGTCTTAAGACAGGATGGGATGTGGTTATTGCTGCTTTACTAGGTGCTGAAGAATACGGTTTCGGTTCTGTCGCAATGATTGCGGAAGGATGCATAATGGCCCGGGTTTGCCATACAAATAAGTGTCCTGTTGGAGTTGCCACTCAAAAAGAAGAATTAAGAAAAAGATTTAAAGGTATACCAGAAAATGTTGTCAATTTTTTCTTATACATTGCTGAAGAAGTAAGACAGATAATGAGTAGTATCGGTGTTTCTAGTATGGAAGAACTGATTGGTAATCAAGAATTTATTTCTGCAAGAAATATCGATCTTCCAAAAACTTCTAATATTGATCTTTCTGCTTTAGTTAATTATGAAAGTTCAACAAATGATAGATCATGGTTAAAACATTCAAAAAATGCTCATAGTAATGGTTCTGTATTAGAAGACGAGTTTTTATCTGATGCTGAATTCATAGATTCAATTAAAAATCACGGGAATTTAACCAAAGAAATTAATATAAAAAATACAGATAGAAGTGTTTGTGCGAAGATATCAGGCGAAATCGCAGAACTTCATGGCAATACTGGCTTCAATGGCGAACTCAACTTAAATTTCAAAGGATATGCAGGACAAAGCTTTGGTGCCTTTTTATTGAAGGGAATGAATGTCCAATTAATCGGAGAAGCTAATGATTATGTATGCAAAGGAATGAATGGAGGAATACTTACAATAATTCCACCGACAATAGATGAAATCTCCTCCGAGCAAGTTATTTTAGGAAACACCTGTCTTTATGGAGCAACAGGAGGGAAATTATTTGCATTAGGTAAATCGGGAGAAAGATTTGCTGTGAGAAATAGTGGGGCTACAGCAGTAACAGAAGGAGCAGGTGATCATTGCTGTGAATATATGACCGGTGGGAAAATAGTTATTCTAGGTTCCACAGGTAGAAATATAGGTGCAGGTATGACTGGTGGAATAGCATTTATACTCGATGAAAATAATGATTTAAGTAATAAAGTTAATAAGGGAATAGTTAGCATTCATAAAATAACTTCATCAAAGCAAGAGGAAATTTTATTGGAAATTATTAAAGAATATCTATTAAAAACTAAGAGCTTAAAGGCTGCCAAAATAATTAAAAATTGGTCTTATTTCATGAGAGATTTCAAACTAATAGTTCCACCAAGCGAAGAAGAAATGCTTGGCATAGAGAATTTATAAATGCCTTTCTTTGTAAAAACTGAAGTTATAAAAAAAGAATACTTAATTAATAATGATTTAAAAAGAAAAATAATTACAGAGCATATTAATTGGATAAAAAAATTAAAAAAAGAGGGTCTTAATATAAAAAGTGGTTTTTTAATTGATGAATTAAAGAGACCAGGTGATGGCGGATTACTTTTTCTTGAGATAAATAATTATGAAAATGCTCTAGAAATCATCAAAAATGATCCAATGATTACAAATGATCTAGTTGTGTGGAAATTAAATGAGTGGGTAGATTCAGATCAATAAAAATGATTATCTTGGATACTTTTTCATGAGTTTTTGAATCTCTTCAGCATGGTAACTACTACGAGTTAAAGGAGAACTAACTACTTGCATAAAGTCCAAATCTTTTTCCCCGAAAACTTTAAAATAATTAAATTTTGAAGGACTCACAAATCTTTGAACAGGTAAATGATTAGGACCAGGAGATAAATATTGGCCAATAGTAACTATGTCAACGTAATTACTCCTTAAATCCTCAAGAAGATTCAAAACCTCCTCATCTTTTTCCCCTAAACCAAGCATAAAGCCTGACTTTGTATAAACTTTAGGAGAATAATCTCTAGTTCTTTTAAGTAATTCTAGAGTTCTCTCATATTTACCCTGAGGTCTCACCTTTTTATATAACGATGGCACAGTTTCAATATTGTGGTTTAAAACATTTGGATTGGAATCAAGAACTTTTTCAAGCGCTTTCCAGTTACCACAAAAATCAGGAATTAAAAGCTCGATCGTAGTTTCAGGAGATTTTTTTCTTACTTGATAAACACATTTAAAAAATTGAGATGCACCACCATCCTCAAGATCGTCTCTATTAACTGATGTGATTACAACATGCTTAAGCTTCATTCTATAAACGGCCTCGGCTAGACGATATGGTTCTGTTGGGTCTAAATCCCTCTTAGATCTATCAAAATCAATATCGCAATATGGACATGCCCTAGTGCAGCCAGGGCCCATTATGAGGAAAGTTGCAGTTCCACTTGCAAAACATTCACCGATATTTGGACAACTTGCTTCTTGACATACAGTATTGAGATTTAAATCATTTAATAAATTTGCAGTATTACCAATTCTCTCAATTTGCGGAGCTTTTACTCTTAACCAATCAGGTTTTGAAATTAAACTATTAGGATTATTAGTCAAATTAATTCGTTCTTGCCTGTAATTTTATTTTACTAAAAACAAGATAAATTAACTATTAATAATTTCAAAGATGAAGCCAATTCAATAGCAGTCAAAAAATAAAATAAATTTCACTAATCCATCTACAATTTAGAAAATCCTAATTCAAGTTAATAGTTACACAATAGACACGTTTCATTAACTAAAATAAAAACAGAATCTAGAACTATATTTTTAATACAGATATCAGAACAGTTTAATTACAGGCCAGATAAATAGATTAATTTTATATAATTACTTTTTTTGTACTAAAAAGTGTTTTTTTATTTATTTATTGATACAGTAAAAAATATATGTAATAAAACATTGAATTTTAAATTCAAAAGAAAACGTCTTTTACTATCTAAAAAAAATAAAAACTGTAAAGCTATAGGATATGCTAGGGCTATTCATAATGAATTTGAATATTTAGAGGAGCAAATAAAAAATTTAAAAGAAGAAGGCTGCAGTGTAGTATTCTCTGAATTTGTAAGTTTAGATGAAGAAATAAAACCCCAACTAAATAAAGCGATAAATTGCTTATCTAAAGGAGATGAATTAATAATAACTAAGCTTGATCGAGCATTTAAAAATAAAAAAGAATGTTTGATGACAATAAATAAACTCATTAATAAGGATATTAAATTGAGAACTCTGACTGGATTTTTTACGGATTATGATTCCTCTAAAACAAATTCTTCAATTTTTAAGATTTTATATGAATTAGATAATTTAGAAGACAAAAGTTTAGGGGAAAGAAAAAAAGAACAACTATTACGTAGAAAATTATCTGGAAATAATCTAGGAGGAAGGCCAAAGATCAGTCCTTTAAAAGAATCTCTAGTAATCAGATTACGTAATGAGGGATATTCATATCGATCAATAAGAGCACAAACAGGAATTGCATTGTCAACAATTAGGAGAGTAATTTTGGAAGGAGAATCAAAATAAAATGAGGAATAAAGAAATTGAAAACTTAATTAAAGAAAATTTTAAAGATACAGCATTGCGTATTTATGAATTAGATAAGGAAGATAGAAAAAGTTTGTTAGCAGAATATAGAGAATGGATTATGAATGATTTAGATTTTGAAGAAGTAATGATGCTACCTTATGAAGCCTATACTGACAAATTAGATTCTAATTTCTTAGACGATTCACTTTAGTCCTCAAAAACATATCTCTTGTTAAATTCATATACTTCTTTTGCTATTAAAGGAAGGAAGGAAGTATCTTTGGAATATTTTTCTCCATTACAAAAAACGACTAATAAAGTTTGTAGAGATTGACTATTAATCCACCAAGCAGAATCATGTCTAACTTCAGACATTAATCCTGCTTTACTCCAAAGATTAATGCTTTCTGGTAATCCTGCACCTAAAAAACCATCTATTTGATTCAGAGAATCGTTTTTAAGAGCAACTTTATTTAAACTTCTTTTTAAAAAACTTCTTAAATTTAAGTCATTTTTCTGATAATCAATATGAATCATAATTTGCTCCAAAACCCTTGCTGCTGAATCAGTAGTCATTGCATTCCTATTTTTATTTTCATATCCATAAAATTCTTTTTCACGCCCAAATGGTCCATCATCCCAAGTCTTCTGACAGCAATTTATACCCATCAATTCCTCCCAATGTAAATCATGCAGCCAATCATTTATTATACTTCTTTGATATTTCCAATTTTCCCATAATTCTCCCTCAATACATGGTCCACTTGTGGTTCCAGTAAGTAAATCAATTAAAAAGCTTGTCGCATTATTACTTGAGAAAGACAACATTTTCCTCACTGCATCTATGATCTCATCGGATAATAATAAACTTCCTTTTTTAATCCAATAATATGCAGCGAGACCATAAACCAACTTGACTACGCTGGCAGGATATATCATTTTTTTATTATTAATACCATATCCAAAACCTTTAAATACGCTTTTATTTTCACTTTTGTAATTAATCCAAGTTATGGCAATATCTTCTCTTGAAAAATCTTTATTATAAGAGCATACTTTCCCTAAAATATCATTTAAGGCTAGACCCATCTCTTTATTTAAATAGTAGAAGGACATTTTATGGAAAATTATAAAGACCCTATCTCACTATTTAAACAAACTAATTTTTCAAAGACTATTTGGTGGAAATTAAAAGTTAATATTTCTGGATATCAAAATGAAAAAGAAAATAAGTTAGTGACTGAAATTTGTAAAAATAGAATTTTTAGACTACTTTACCCAAATAGTCATCAACGTACCCATAAATTTGCAAGGATTTTAGTTCAACTTTATGAAGATGGTTACGTCTGTTGGATAAATTTGGATGGATTGATTATTGAGAAATGCGAATTAAGAAAAAATGAGAATTTAAAAAATGAACACTTCTTTATAAAAGATAAAGTTCCCTTAATTATAAAATGGATACAAAAACAATCTGAGTTAAATAATGAATATCTTTGGGGAGGTACATTAGGACCCAATTATGATTGTTCCGGGTTAATTCAGACTGCTTTCTTCACGCATCATATTCATATTCCTAGAGACTCTTATCAAATAAAAAGTTTTTGTAAACACCTTTTTTATTTGACCGAATTTAACAGAAAACTTGAGCCAGGAGACCTCTTGTTCTTCGGAAAGAAACAACAATGTGATCACATTGGAATCTACAAAGGAGATGGGTTATATTACCACAGCTCCGGTAAAGAGTTTGGAAGAAATGGAATAGGATTAGATACTTTAAAAGAGACAAATCACCCAATTTCATTACATTATCAATCTAAGCTTATTTCTGCAGGAAAAGTTATTAGAGGATACAGATGGGATAGAACTATTAGATAGCAGTCTTTTAATTAAATTAAAATATAATACCTTCTTTAAATTTTCAAATTAGCCAGTAGTCCAAATATTCTGAATAAGTTGCATTAAGCTGTTCAAATGCAATGTTCCTACGAGAAGCCATGCAAAAACTGCACCACCACAGCCTCCTAGCCAAAATCCACTAGTAAAATCAGCCCAACCTGCTCTAGTAAATAAATCAACAGGAGGATTATTTACAGTAGCATCAGGAGGTTGCACATTAGGAGCTTTACCTGGGGCGTTATAAAGAACTAAAAGTGCTGTCAAAATATGAACCGCACCTATAGCAGCAAGTAATCCTGCGGTTAATGCGAAATCAGTATTTCTTAAAGGACCAGTCATAGTAAATGGACCATATAAGAGATAACCCAAAGCGGCACCAGTTTCAAGACCTCTAAAATTAGGAGAAATTCCTTCTCTGTAAAAAGGTAAATTATTTATAAAAGCTTTGGTAAAATAACCACTATTGACTGGGGTGGCTAAATTTCCAACAAATGGATCAGCAACTGTTTTAACAGCCCATTGTTCTGCTATACCAATATCTGTAGGTTGAACACTTTGATCTATATATTTTTCAGGAAATTTAGGATTGGCTCCTAATGGTGTTTTTGAATCGCTCATTTTAAAAAAAAGATAATGTGATAATAAATTGTTATTCAGTAGCTGTTATAAATCTGCCTATTAATACAATAAATACAGCAGGCGCTACCAAGCCAATCATGGGAACAAAGACCGAAGGTAGAAGATTTGAAAATTCAGATGGCATAATTCGTTTAACATCTTTAAACACTTTAGTATTTATCTGATAAATAGTGTTACTTTTATTACTGGATGATATAAAAATTATTAACTTTTTACATGTTAAATTTTTTTGCAATATTACTCATTATTTTTATTGTATTTTTACTATTAATTTTTAAAAAAAAACAGTTTAAAAATGCAATTAATTTAAAGAACTTATCTTCAAATAAAATTATAAATAATAAAAAATATATATCTAAAAAAAATGGTTTTTCTTACAAACAAGAAAATATCAGATACTCAGAATTTGAAAAAAAGGCACTAAGAAATACAATGTTTAAACTTTTTCAAAGTCATAAAGATGATAAATTAAAAGCATTAAAAATTGCAGAGAAATTAGCTGATCAATCAATATTACCTATTCTTAGAAGAGGTTTAAAAGATATTTATCCTGAGGTGATTGAAAGATCAGCTTTCTTAATAAGAAAATTCAAATAAAAATTCAATTTTTATTTGTACCACTTATTGACCTAATTCTGTAAATCGGTCGGCTTTGACTTTCATGATATGTCCTAATTAAAAGTTCGCTTAATAATCCAAAACTAAATAATTGAACGCCTGCTACTCCTAATATGAGTGCAAAAATTAGCATCGGACGATTACCTATATCCTCTCCTAAAATTTTTATAATTAGTAAATAAGATGACATTACAAAACTTATCAATATACTTATGATTCCTACGAAGCCAAATCCGTACATAGGTCGTGTCAAGAATTTAGTCATAAACCAAACAGTAAACAAGTCCATTAATACTCTGAAAGTTCTATCAATACCATATTTACTAAATCCATATTTTCGGCTTCGATGATTAACTTTCAGCTCTTTAATTTTGGCCCCTTCAATATTTGCTAAAACTGGCAAAAACCTATGCAGCTCTCCATAAAGCTTTATATCATCTATTATTTCTCTTCTGTAGGCTTTCAATGAGCAACCATAATCATGCAACTTTAAACCAGTTACATTAGCTATTAACTTATTGGCTATTCTAGAGGGAATTTTTCTTTTAATTAATTTATCTTTTCTATCAAACCTCCATCCACATATCAAATCATAGCCACTATAAATTTCTGAAATCAATTTAGGAATATCATTTGGGTCATTCTGTAAATCACCATCCAAAGTAATTACAATGTCGCCATTAGAATTATCAAAGCCAGCTGACATTGCTGCTGTTTGCCCATAATTTTTGCGAAGAGAAATCACGGACAATTCTTTAATTGTTAGAGTTAGTTGTTTTAATACTTGATGAGTATTGTCTTTAGAACCATCATTTACAACGATCAATTCGAAATTGAATTTATGAGCTGCCATTACATTTATAACTTCATCCAATAAAAAACCAATACTCTCACTTTCATTGAAGACAGGAATGATAATAGAAATTAATTGGTTTATATCTGACATATTTATTTGATAATAATTCTATAATTTTAACTTAATTTAGAACAATAAATTTAAACAAAAAAAAATCACCACAAATGTGGTGATTTGTATTATTTAAAGGAACTTTAACCGAACTTACCTGAAGTTGATGCAATTACAAATGCACCAAATGTAAGTATGTTTCCAATAGTGAAAT encodes:
- a CDS encoding C40 family peptidase yields the protein MENYKDPISLFKQTNFSKTIWWKLKVNISGYQNEKENKLVTEICKNRIFRLLYPNSHQRTHKFARILVQLYEDGYVCWINLDGLIIEKCELRKNENLKNEHFFIKDKVPLIIKWIQKQSELNNEYLWGGTLGPNYDCSGLIQTAFFTHHIHIPRDSYQIKSFCKHLFYLTEFNRKLEPGDLLFFGKKQQCDHIGIYKGDGLYYHSSGKEFGRNGIGLDTLKETNHPISLHYQSKLISAGKVIRGYRWDRTIR
- a CDS encoding photosystem I reaction center protein subunit XI: MSDSKTPLGANPKFPEKYIDQSVQPTDIGIAEQWAVKTVADPFVGNLATPVNSGYFTKAFINNLPFYREGISPNFRGLETGAALGYLLYGPFTMTGPLRNTDFALTAGLLAAIGAVHILTALLVLYNAPGKAPNVQPPDATVNNPPVDLFTRAGWADFTSGFWLGGCGGAVFAWLLVGTLHLNSLMQLIQNIWTTG
- a CDS encoding photosystem I reaction center subunit VIII, which translates into the protein MPSEFSNLLPSVFVPMIGLVAPAVFIVLIGRFITATE
- a CDS encoding annexin, which encodes MLNFFAILLIIFIVFLLLIFKKKQFKNAINLKNLSSNKIINNKKYISKKNGFSYKQENIRYSEFEKKALRNTMFKLFQSHKDDKLKALKIAEKLADQSILPILRRGLKDIYPEVIERSAFLIRKFK
- a CDS encoding glycosyltransferase family 2 protein, with protein sequence MSDINQLISIIIPVFNESESIGFLLDEVINVMAAHKFNFELIVVNDGSKDNTHQVLKQLTLTIKELSVISLRKNYGQTAAMSAGFDNSNGDIVITLDGDLQNDPNDIPKLISEIYSGYDLICGWRFDRKDKLIKRKIPSRIANKLIANVTGLKLHDYGCSLKAYRREIIDDIKLYGELHRFLPVLANIEGAKIKELKVNHRSRKYGFSKYGIDRTFRVLMDLFTVWFMTKFLTRPMYGFGFVGIISILISFVMSSYLLIIKILGEDIGNRPMLIFALILGVAGVQLFSFGLLSELLIRTYHESQSRPIYRIRSISGTNKN